The Mesorhizobium sp. INR15 region TGCCTTCCTGGCCGAGCATTTCGGCATCGTGTTTTCATTTCGCTGGACGGGCGCCGCGCTGGCCTGCGGCGTCATGGGCTTTCCCTTGATGGTGCGGGCGATCCGGCTGTCGATCGAGGCGGTCGACCGCAAGATGGAGGCAGCGGCTGGCACGCTTGGCGCCAACCCGCTGTGGGTGTTTGCCACCATCACGCTGCCGCTGATCCTGCCCGGCCTGATCGCCGGTGCGATCCTCTCCTTCGCCAAGGCGATGGGCGAGTTCGGTGCGACGATCACCTTTGTCTCCAACATCCCGAACGAGACGCAGACGTTGCCGTCGGCGATCTATACGTTCACGCAAGTGCCGGGCGGTGATGAAGGCGCGCTGCGGCTGACGCTGATCTCGATCATCATCTCGATGGCCGCACTTGTGGCATCCGAAGTTCTGGCGCGGCGCGTCGGCCGGCGAATGGACATCGAATGACCGTTCTCGTCGATATCAGCCATCGCCTCGGCGATTTCAGCCTCGATACCCGCTTCGAGAGCGCCGGGCGGCTGACGGCGCTGTTTGGTCCCTCGGGCTCCGGCAAGACAACGCTGATCAACATGATTGCCGGCCTCATCCGGCCAGACAGAGGCCGCATCGCGGTTGACGGCCGTGTGCTGGCCGACGCCGAGGCGCGGTTTTTCGTGCCGAAACACAAGCGCCGCATCGGCATGGTGTTCCAGGACGCGCGGCTCTTCCCGCATATGAGCGTGGCGGGCAATCTGCGCTACGGACGCTGGTTCACGCCGGCGGCGGAACGCTACGCCGAAATGGATGCGGTGGTCGAGTTGCTCGGCATCGGTCCGTTGCTGGCGCGGCGGCCGGCAAAGCTCTCCGGGGGCGAGAAACAGCGTGTTGCGATCGGCCGCGCGCTGCTGGCCAGTCCGAAACTGCTGCTGATGGACGAGCCGCTGGCCTCGCTCGACGAGGCGCGCAAGGCCGAGATCCTGCCCTATATCGAGCGGCTGCGCGACGAGACGAAAATTCCGATCGTCTACGTCAGCCACTCGGTCGCCGAAGTGGCACGGCTGGCCAGCGACGTGGTCATGCTAAGCCAGGGCAAGGTTACCGCGTCCGGTCCCACCGGCGTGGTCATGCAGAGGCTCGATCTGTTGCCGGCGGAGGAGCGCGGTGAGGGCGGTTCCGTGCTGGACACCAAAGTGCTGCATCATGACGAGGCGTTCGGCATGACCGTGCTTGGTTCGGCGGCAGGCGACATCAGGGTGCCTCGGCTGGCGGTGACGCCCGGCGCGCCAGTGCGCATCCGTATCCGCGCCCGTGACGTGATGATTGCTACCCAGCAGCCGACAGGCTTGAGCGCGCTCAACATCTTGCCGGGCACGATTGTCGCGATCAGCCCGGGCGAGGGGCCAGCGGTCGAGGTCGGAATTGATTGCGGTGGCGCAACAGTGCTTGCGCGGATCACCGAGCAGTCGCGGCATGCGTTAGGCCTGCGGCTTGGGGGGAAAGTTTTCGCGGTGGTCAAGACAGTGAGTTTTGACCGGGCGAATACCGGAGCCGGCCTGCCGATCGAAGCCGACGGGTGATCCGCGGATGGACTGTCGCTATGTCTTTTTGGAATAGCGGTTCCGCTGAAGACGTTATAGTATGGACGTGAGTGCGGAGAACAGGAAATGCCCTCGCTGAGCTTGCGGATAAACCTCGATCCCGATGGACGCATCGGTCCCGGAAAGATCGAACTCTTGGAGCAGATCGCTGCCTTCGGCTCGATCTCGGCTGCCGCGCGCGGCATGGCGATGTCCTACAAACACGCCTGGGACCTGGTCGAGGACATGAACCGTGTGTTCGGCAAGCCGCTGGTCGCGGCACAAACCGGCGGCAGGAAAGGCGGCGGTGCACAGCTGACGTCGGTGGGCCTGGCCGTGGTCAGCCGCTTCCGCGCCATCGAACGGGCGGCTGCTTCGGCGGCGGCGACGCATATGGAAGCTCTGCAGGCGGAAATCGACGCGGGTTGAGGTCGGCTGACAACTCTGCCCCAGCGGGTGACCAACGCCATCTGCTGCTTGTCCCGCGAGTCGCGCACGTTTCCTCTGAGGCACGGCGCATGCCCACAGTGAAATTTTCGAAAAGATAAATGTCATTTTAAGACTATTCGCTGAATAAATCTGTGCCAATTTCGGCGCGAGTGTTCGAAATGACATTGGACAAATTTGAGAATTACAAAGCCAGAAGGCTGTTCCTATTTTCCATATTTGTCATATCCCTGGTCAGCGTCGCGGCGTTGCCGATGTCGAAGGTCAGTGTCGATCTGCTGTCTTTCACTCCGCTTTTTTGGCCGGCCGGCATCTTTATCGCCGTGTCCTTCTATTGCTATTTTCGCGAAATGCCGGTCTTGGCCGCGGCGCTGGAGACAGTCGGGTTTGGCCTTTTAGTTACCTTTCCCGTGTTGCTCTTGACCTATCTGGTCATTTCGCTCGACCTACCCCTGGCCGACGCCAAACTTGACGCGATGGACCGCGCTCTGGGTTTTGACTGGTTTGCTTTAATCAGTTTCGTGGATGCTCGGCCTCTCCTGGCCAAGACCTTGGATCTTGCTTATCGCTCGATCTCATTCCAATTGGCTCTTATCCCGGTTGCTCTCGTCGTTTCCGGTAGGCAACCACGGGCCTACGCCATGGTCACCGGCTATGGAATTGTCTGCGTGTTGGCTTCGGCAATCGCACTGTTTTTTCCAGCACTCGGCACATATGCCTTCTACGGATACGGCTACGACAGCGTCGTCAACATCTATCCTTATTTTGCTCTCTCTCCGGTGCCGGAGTTCATCGCCGTGCGTGAGCATGCGGCTTACACCGTTTCGCTCGCCAGTACTGCTGGACTCATATGTTTTCCGTCAGTGCATGCCGGCGTGGCATATATGTGCGCCTGGGCCGCATGGGATTTGAAATGGCTGCGCTATCCAATATTGGCGCTCAATGCCGTAATGGCGGTCTCGGCAATCGCCATCGCAAACCACTACCTGGTTGATATTATTTTGGGATTTGGTGTCGCCGGCCTCGCGACATCCGCCGTGACAGCTCTTTTTCTGTCATCGAAACGGCAGTCCATGGGATTGGCGCAGACTTGATAACTGGACCGCGCGAGTTGGAACAGTAACGCGGTCAGCTATTCCTCGGCTCGCCAGGTTTGCGCAGCAGGTAGGTGTCCATGATCCAGCCCTTGCCGTGGCGCGCTTCTTCACGGGTTCTCTCGATCTCGGCGCCGACGTCGCCCAGGCGGCCGGCGATGATGATTTCGTCGGGAGTGCCGAGATAGGCGCCCCAGTGGATGACGAGATCCTTGTCGTCCAGCGTGTTGAACGCACATTTGCCATCCAGCATGACAATGGCAGTGCCGGCGTTGTCCGGCATGCCTTCCTCGGTCAGGCGCCGGCCCGTTGTGATGAGGATAGGATCGCCGATGCGGTTCAGGGCCATCTTGTGGCTGGCGGCCAGTGACTGCACAGCGGTGATGCCGGGGATGACCTCCAGCTCGAACGCGACATTGCCTCTCAGGTGCACACGCTCGAGGATGCGCAGCGCGCTGTCATAGAGCGAAGGATCACCCCAGATCAGGAAGGCGCCACAGCCGCCGTCGGAAAGCTCATCGCTGATCAGCCCTTCATAGATGGCGGCGATCGCCTCGTGCCAGTCGTCGACGGTCGAGCGGTATGATGAGGTTGGTTCGGCGCGCACAGGCACGTCGAACTCGACCCGTCGCGATTTTGGGTTGGTGACGAAGCGGTCGCAGATCTGGCGGCGCAGTTCGGCGAGGTCGTTCTTCTTCGCACCCTTGTCGGGAATGAACAGGACGTTGGCCCGGTTGAGGCCTGATATGGCCTGCACGGTCATGTGATCCGGATTGCCGGCGCCGATGCCGATGACGAGAACTTTGCGCATGCGCGGACTCCTGCCCGATCGGCCCGCATGTGTCCAGACCGCCACGCGTGCCCAGACCGCCTCGTCAACCCGCTGCCGAGAACCGGCGGGGGCTTTGAACGTCGCGCCGAAACCGGTAGGGTCCAGCAATGACATTGCCGGAGGGGGCTTCGATGTTGCGAACTGTTCTGACCGCCGGGTTGCTGCTCTGCGCCGCACCCGCGTTCGCCAATGACTCGACCGCGGAACTCGGCACCGGCGGTTTGATCCTGTCGCGCAACGATGCCGTAGCCATGCAAAGCGAGGACCTCTACATCTCGCCGGACAAAGTCACGGTCGACTATGTCTTCCGCAACAACACCGACAAGGATGTGGACTCGATCGTTGCCTTCCCGATGCCTGACATCGAAGGCGATCCGGAGGAGAGGCCGGCGCTGCCCAACGATCAGAGCGACAATTTCCTCGGCTTCGAGGTGACGATCGATGGCGTGGCGGCCAAGCCGCGGCTCGAACAGAAGGTGTTCGCGCTCGGCATCGACATCAGTGCCGAGCTCAAGGCGCAGAATGT contains the following coding sequences:
- the modB gene encoding molybdate ABC transporter permease subunit is translated as MNWLLDLTPDEWNAVRLSIKVATVAMLFSLPPGIAIALLLARGRFWGKTLLNGLVHLPLILPPVVTGYLLLLAFGKRGPAGAFLAEHFGIVFSFRWTGAALACGVMGFPLMVRAIRLSIEAVDRKMEAAAGTLGANPLWVFATITLPLILPGLIAGAILSFAKAMGEFGATITFVSNIPNETQTLPSAIYTFTQVPGGDEGALRLTLISIIISMAALVASEVLARRVGRRMDIE
- the modC gene encoding molybdenum ABC transporter ATP-binding protein translates to MTVLVDISHRLGDFSLDTRFESAGRLTALFGPSGSGKTTLINMIAGLIRPDRGRIAVDGRVLADAEARFFVPKHKRRIGMVFQDARLFPHMSVAGNLRYGRWFTPAAERYAEMDAVVELLGIGPLLARRPAKLSGGEKQRVAIGRALLASPKLLLMDEPLASLDEARKAEILPYIERLRDETKIPIVYVSHSVAEVARLASDVVMLSQGKVTASGPTGVVMQRLDLLPAEERGEGGSVLDTKVLHHDEAFGMTVLGSAAGDIRVPRLAVTPGAPVRIRIRARDVMIATQQPTGLSALNILPGTIVAISPGEGPAVEVGIDCGGATVLARITEQSRHALGLRLGGKVFAVVKTVSFDRANTGAGLPIEADG
- a CDS encoding winged helix-turn-helix domain-containing protein, which encodes MPSLSLRINLDPDGRIGPGKIELLEQIAAFGSISAAARGMAMSYKHAWDLVEDMNRVFGKPLVAAQTGGRKGGGAQLTSVGLAVVSRFRAIERAAASAAATHMEALQAEIDAG
- a CDS encoding phosphatase PAP2 family protein encodes the protein MTLDKFENYKARRLFLFSIFVISLVSVAALPMSKVSVDLLSFTPLFWPAGIFIAVSFYCYFREMPVLAAALETVGFGLLVTFPVLLLTYLVISLDLPLADAKLDAMDRALGFDWFALISFVDARPLLAKTLDLAYRSISFQLALIPVALVVSGRQPRAYAMVTGYGIVCVLASAIALFFPALGTYAFYGYGYDSVVNIYPYFALSPVPEFIAVREHAAYTVSLASTAGLICFPSVHAGVAYMCAWAAWDLKWLRYPILALNAVMAVSAIAIANHYLVDIILGFGVAGLATSAVTALFLSSKRQSMGLAQT
- the cobF gene encoding precorrin-6A synthase (deacetylating) — encoded protein: MRKVLVIGIGAGNPDHMTVQAISGLNRANVLFIPDKGAKKNDLAELRRQICDRFVTNPKSRRVEFDVPVRAEPTSSYRSTVDDWHEAIAAIYEGLISDELSDGGCGAFLIWGDPSLYDSALRILERVHLRGNVAFELEVIPGITAVQSLAASHKMALNRIGDPILITTGRRLTEEGMPDNAGTAIVMLDGKCAFNTLDDKDLVIHWGAYLGTPDEIIIAGRLGDVGAEIERTREEARHGKGWIMDTYLLRKPGEPRNS